The following are from one region of the Vitis riparia cultivar Riparia Gloire de Montpellier isolate 1030 chromosome 9, EGFV_Vit.rip_1.0, whole genome shotgun sequence genome:
- the LOC117922345 gene encoding probable 2-oxoglutarate-dependent dioxygenase AOP1, protein MSRIMGLETLPKIPMVDFSKENLKPGTDSWLPACNAVRHALEEYGCFMAVYDQVPLGVHNTIFGAMRELFDLPIETKKQNISEKPYQGYTSESPASPLHQGLGIDNVTTNLEEIRRFAKIMWPAGNENFCQSVHCYSKLVAELDRMVVRMVLESYGIENGSHIESASFLVRLLKSRVPKMNETNKAFPSHSDKSFISILHQNKVNGLEIQTKDGKWISHEPPSLQVFLVMAGEVLTAWSNGRIHPARHRVVVKGNEARYALGLFSTINGMIKVPEELVDDHHPLQFKPFDHTGLLHFLGTKEGRNPETALKAYCGL, encoded by the exons ATGTCTAGGATCATGGGTTTGGAGACACTTCCAAAGATTCCAATGGTAGATTTCTCCAAGGAAAATTTGAAGCCTGGTACAGATTCTTGGCTCCCAGCTTGCAATGCTGTCCGACATGCACTTGAAGAGTATGGCTGTTTCATGGCAGTCTATGATCAAGTTCCCTTAGGAGTGCACAACACAATCTTTGGTGCGATGAGAGAATTGTTCGATCTCCCAATAGAAactaagaaacaaaatattagtgAGAAGCCTTACCAAGGTTACACGTCAGAATCCCCTGCTTCTCCTCTTCATCAAGGCTTGGGCATCGATAATGTAACAACTAATCTGGAAGAAATCCGACGGTTCGCAAAGATCATGTGGCCTGCAGGAAATGAGAATTTCTG TCAAAGTGTGCATTGCTATTCAAAGCTAGTCGCTGAATTAGATCGGATGGTGGTGAGAATGGTGTTAGAAAGCTATGGTATAGAGAATGGCTCTCATATTGAATCAGCCTCTTTCCTTGTTCGGCTCTTGAAATCTCGAGTCCCAAAGATGAATGAGACTAACAAGGCTTTTCCCTCTCATTCCGATAAAAGTTTCATAAGCATACTTCATCAAAATAAAGTCAATGGTTTGGAGATACAAACAAAGGACGGCAAGTGGATTAGCCATGAGCCCCCCTCACTCCAAGTCTTTTTAGTCATGGCAGGCGAAGTATTAACG GCATGGAGCAATGGCAGAATACATCCTGCTAGACATCGAGTGGTTGTGAAGGGAAATGAAGCAAGATACGCACTCGGGCTGTTCTCAACCATCAATGGGATGATAAAGGTACCAGAAGAGCTAGTCGATGACCACCACCCATTACAGTTCAAGCCATTTGATCATACTggacttcttcattttcttggcaCAAAAGAAGGCCGAAATCCTGAGACTGCTCTCAAAGCCTACTGTGGCCTTTAA
- the LOC117922373 gene encoding probable 2-oxoglutarate-dependent dioxygenase AOP1 has protein sequence MGSHSSAKIPVVDFSKENLNPGSSSWSATCKDVLLALEEFGCFIAVYDKVPSELQNKLFSALEELFNLPTETKMQNAHNKPYHGYVGQHSRLPLHESIGIDNATTLEGIQSFANLMWPAGNDHFCEITREFSKIALELDHLVTKMIFESYGVGKYYDSHLEPMSYLLRVLKHKAPKVKEPNLGFARHTDKSFITVLYQNQVKGLEVETKDGDWISLELSPSSFAVIAGDALVAWSNGRLHSPYHKVMMSGNEERYSLGLFQFSSGMIQIPKELGDDEHPLQFKSFDHLGLLRFFHTEEGQKSKSLIKSYCGIQPEKV, from the exons ATGGGTTCTCATTCATCAGCCAAGATTCCTGTTGTGGATTTTTCCAAGGAAAATTTGAATCCTGGCTCAAGTTCTTGGTCTGCTACTTGCAAGGATGTTCTTCTAGCGCTTGAAGAGTTTGGCTGCTTCATTGCAGTTTATGACAAAGTTCCTTCAGAGCTTCAGAACAAACTCTTCTCTGCATTAGAAGAGCTGTTTAATCTCCCTACAGAAACCAAAATGCAAAATGCTCATAATAAGCCTTACCATGGCTATGTGGGGCAACATTCCCGACTGCCGCTTCATGAAAGTATAGGCATTGATAATGCTACCACTCTTGAAGGAATTCAAAGTTTTGCGAATCTCATGTGGCCTGCTGGAAATGATCATTTCTG TGAAATTACGCGTGAGTTCTCAAAGATAGCACTGGAGCTGGATCATTTGGTCaccaaaatgatttttgaaagctATGGTGTTGGGAAGTACTATGACTCTCATTTGGAACCAATGTCTTATCTTCTCCGAGTCTTGAAACATAAAGCACCCAAGGTGAAGGAGCCTAATTTGGGCTTTGCTCGTCATACAGACAAGAGCTTCATAACTGTACTTTATCAGAATCAAGTTAAAGGTTTGGAGGTAGAAACTAAGGATGGTGACTGGATTAGTCTTGAGCTTTCACCTTCATCCTTTGCTGTCATAGCAGGCGATGCTTTAGTG GCATGGAGCAATGGCAGGCTGCATTCTCCCTATCATAAGGTCATGATGAGTGGCAATGAAGAGAGGTACTCACTTGGGCTGTTTCAATTCAGCAGCGGGATGATACAAATACCCAAAGAGCTAGGTGATGACGAACACCCCTTACAGTTCAAGTCCTTCGATCATCTTGGATTACTTCGTTTTTTTCACACTGAAGAGGGTCAGAAATCCAAGAGCCTTATAAAATCCTACTGTGGTATTCAACCCGAGAAAGTTTAG
- the LOC117921473 gene encoding pleiotropic drug resistance protein 1-like, with the protein MATADIYRASGSFRRNGSSIWRNSGADVFSQSSRDEDDEEALKWAALEKLPTYNRLRKGLLMGSEGEASEIDVHNLGFQEKKNLVERLVKIAEEDNEKFLLKLKNRIDRVGVDVPEIEVRFEHLTIDAEAFVGSRALPSFHNFIFNKLEGILNAVHILPSKKKKCTILNDVSGIIKPRRMTLLLGPPSSGKTTLLLALAGKLDPNLKVTGRVTYNGHSMNEFVPQRTAAYISQHDTHIGEMTVRETLAFSARCQGVGDRYDMLAELSRREKAANIKPDPDLDVFMKAAATEGQKENVVTDYTLKILGLDICADTMVGDEMIRGISGGQRKRVTTGEMLVGPSKALFMDEISTGLDSSTTYQIVNSLKQTIHILNGTAVISLLQPAPETYNLFDDIILLSDSQIVYQGPREDVLEFFESMGFKCPARKGVADFLQEVTSRKDQAQYWARKEEPYCFVTVKEFAEAFQSFHIGRKVADELASPFDKAKSHPAALTTKKYGVRKKVLLDANMSREYLLMKRNSFVYIFKLTQLAVMAVIAMTLFLRTEMHKNSTDDGSIYTGALFFTVVMIMFNGMAELAMAIAKLPVFYKQRDLLFYPAWAYALPSWVLKIPITFVEVGVWVFITYYVIGFDPNVERLFRQYLLLLLVNQMASGLFRFIAAAGRNMIVANTFGAFALLMLLASGGFILSHDNVKKWWIWGYWSSPLMYAQNAIVVNEFLGKSWSKNVTDSTESLGVTVLKSRGFSTDAHWYWIGAGALLGFIFVFNFFYTLCLNYLNPFEKHQAVITEESDNAKTATTERGEEMVEAIAEPKHNKKKGMVLPFQPHSITFDDIRYSVDMPEEMKSQGALEDRLELLKGVSGAFRPGVLTALMGVSGAGKTTLMDVLAGRKTGGYIEGKITISGYPKKQETFARISGYCEQNDIHSPHVTVHESLLYSAWLRLPSDVNSETRKMFIEEVMELVELTPLRDALVGLPGVNGLSTEQRKRLTIAVELVANPSIIFMDEPTSGLDARAAAIVMRTVRNTVDTGRTVVCTIHQPSIDIFEAFDELLLMKRGGQEIYVGPLGRDSSHLINYFEGIEGVSKIKDGYNPATWMLEVTTSAQEVILRVDFTEIYKNSDLYRRNKDLIKELSQPAPGTKDLYFATQYSQPFFTQFLACLWKQRWSYWRNPPYTAVRFLFTTFIALMFGTMFWDLGTKRTRQQDLFNAMGSMYAAVLFLGIQNAQSVQPVVVVERTVFYRERAAGMYSALPYAFGQALVEIPYVFAQAVVYGVIVYVMIGFEWTAAKFFWYLFFMFFTLLYFTFYGMMAVAATPNQHIASIVAAAFYGIWNLFSGFIVPRNRIPVWWRWYYWICPVAWTLYGLVTSQFGDIQDTLLENNQTVKQFLDDYFGFKHDFLGVVAPVVVGFVVLFLFIFAYAIKAFNFQRR; encoded by the exons ATGGCCACTGCTGACATTTATAGAGCCAGTGGTAGTTTTCGGAGGAACGGTTCTTCGATATGGAGGAACTCGGGTGCGGATGTTTTCTCACAATCTTCGAGGGATGAGGATGATGAGGAAGCTTTGAAATGGGCCGCACTCGAGAAACTTCCCACCTACAATCGGTTGAGGAAAGGTTTGCTGATGGGATCAGAGGGTGAGGCCAGTGAAATTGATGTACATAACCTTGGGTTTCAGGAAAAGAAGAATTTAGTGGAGCGGTTGGTAAAAATTGCCGAAGAGGACAATGAGAAATTCTTGTTGAAGCTTAAGAATCGTATCGATAG AGTTGGAGTTGATGTTCCCGAAATTGAAGTTAGATTTGAGCATCTTACCATCGATGCAGAAGCTTTTGTCGGAAGCAGAGCTTTGCCTTCattccataatttcatttttaataaacttgag GGCATCCTGAACGCTGTCCACATTCTTCCAAGTAAAAAGAAGAAATGCACTATTCTCAATGATGTTAGTGGAATCATCAAACCTCGCAG AATGACGTTGCTTTTAGGTCCTCCAAGTTCTGGAAAGACCACCCTCTTATTGGCATTGGCTGGAAAGCTTGATCCCAATCTAAAG GTTACGGGAAGGGTGACATACAACGGTCACAGCATGAATGAGTTTGTACCCCAGAGAACTGCAGCTTATATCAGCCAACATGATACCCATATAGGAGAAATGACTGTAAGGGAAACCTTGGCATTCTCTGCAAGATGCCAGGGTGTTGGAGATCGATATG ACATGTTAGCAGAGCTGTCAAGAAGAGAGAAAGCAGCAAATATTAAGCCTGATCCTGATCTTGATGTCTTCATGAAG GCAGCAGCAACAGAAGGTCAGAAGGAAAATGTTGTCACTGATTATACATTGAAG ATTCTGGGACTAGACATCTGTGCAGATACCATGGTAGGAGATGAGATGATAAGGGGTATCTCTGGAGGACAAAGGAAGCGTGTCACAACAG GTGAGATGCTGGTAGGACCATCAAAGGCACTGTTCATGGATGAGATCTCTACTGGCTTGGACAGCTCAACAACTTATCAAATTGTCAATTCTCTCAAGCAAACCATCCACATTCTCAATGGGACTGCTGTCATCTCTCTCCTCCAGCCAGCACCTGAGACTTACAATCTTTTTGATGACATCATTCTCCTCTCTGATAGTCAGATTGTTTATCAGGGTCCTCGTGAAGATGTGCTTGAATTTTTTGAATCCATGGGCTTCAAATGTCCTGCAAGGAAGGGTGTGGCAGACTTTCTGCAAGAA GTAACATCTAGGAAAGATCAGGCCCAGTATTGGGCACGTAAAGAAGAGCCTTACTGTTTTGTCACGGTCAAGGAATTTGCTGAGGCATTCCAGTCATTTCACATTGGACGGAAAGTAGCAGATGAGCTGGCATCACCATTTGACAAGGCCAAAAGCCACCCAGCTGCTTTGACAACAAAGAAGTATGGTGTTAGAAAGAAGGTACTGTTGGATGCCAACATGTCAAGAGAGTACTTGCTGATGAAGAGGAACTCATTTGTCTATATTTTCAAGCTTACCCAA CTTGCAGTTATGGCAGTGATTGCAATGACACTCTTCCTAAGAACTGAGATGCACAAAAATTCAACAGATGACGGAAGCATTTACACCGGTGCTTTGTTCTTCACTGTTGTCATGATCATGTTTAATGGAATGGCAGAACTTGCCATGGCAATTGCAAAACTTCCTGTCTTTTACAAGCAAAGAGACCTACTCTTCTATCCTGCATGGGCATATGCTCTTCCATCATGGGTGCTCAAGATCCCCATCACATTTGTTGAAGTTGGTGTTTGGGTGTTCATCACTTATTATGTCATTGGATTTGATCCAAATGTGGAAAG GTTGTTTAGACAGTATCTTCTCCTCTTGCTTGTTAATCAGATGGCATCTGGATTATTTCGATTTATAGCAGCAGCTGGTAGAAACATGATTGTTGCAAACACATTTGGGGCTTTTGCTTTACTTATGCTCTTGGCATCGGGTGGTTTTATCCTGTCACATG ATAATGTCAAGAAATGGTGGATTTGGGGTTACTGGTCTTCCCCTCTGATGTATGCACAGAATGCAATAGTGGTAAATGAATTCCTTGGGAAGAGTTGGAGCAAA AATGTTACCGATTCAACAGAATCCCTTGGAGTTACAGTATTGAAGTCTCGTGGGTTCTCCACAGACGCACACTGGTACTGGATAGGAGCTGGGGCACTGCTTGGATTCATATTTGTGTTCAACTTCTTTTACACTCTGTGCCTCAATTACCTAAATC CATTTGAGAAGCATCAAGCTGTTATAACAGAAGAGTCTGACAATGCCAAAACTGCAACCACAG AGAGGGGAGAGGAAATGGTAGAAGCCATTGCTGAGCCTAAACATAATAAGAAGAAAGGAATGGTTCTTCCATTCCAACCACATTCTATCACCTTTGATGATATTAGATACTCCGTTGACATGCCAGAG GAAATGAAAAGTCAGGGTGCCCTTGAAGACAGACTGGAGCTTCTGAAGGGGGTGAGTGGTGCTTTCAGGCCTGGTGTTCTTACAGCTCTGATGGGTGTTAGCGGTGCTGGTAAAACCACTCTCATGGATGTACTGGCTGGTCGGAAAACTGGTGGATATATTGAGGGTAAGATCACCATTTCTGGCTACCCAAAGAAGCAAGAGACTTTTGCTCGAATTTCTGGATACTGTGAGCAGAATGATATCCACTCTCCTCATGTTACTGTCCATGAGTCCTTGCTCTACTCAGCTTGGCTGCGGTTGCCTTCTGATGTGAATTCTGAAACCAGAAAG ATGTTCATTGAGGAAGTCATGGAGCTTGTGGAACTGACCCCATTGAGGGATGCACTGGTTGGGTTGCCAGGTGTAAACGGCCTCTCAACCGAGCAGCGCAAGAGGCTGACAATTGCAGTTGAGCTTGTGGCAAATCCCTCGATTATATTCATGGATGAGCCAACTTCAGGGCTAGATGCAAGAGCTGCTGCAATTGTTATGAGAACAGTCAGGAACACTGTGGACACAGGAAGGACAGTTGTGTGCACCATCCATCAGCCAAGTATTGACATATTTGAAGCCTTTGATGAG TTGCTCCTGATGAAGCGTGGAGGGCAAGAGATATATGTGGGACCACTGGGTAGAGATTCTTCCcatctaataaattattttgag GGAATTGAAGGAGTCAGTAAAATCAAAGATGGTTATAACCCTGCAACCTGGATGCTGGAAGTTACCACCTCGGCACAAGAAGTAATTTTAAGGGTTGATTTCACTGAAATATACAAGAATTCAGACCTGTACAG GAGAAACAAAGATTTAATTAAAGAACTGAGCCAACCTGCCCCTGGTACAAAAGACCTCTATTTCGCTACTCAATACTCCCAACCCTTCTTCACCCAATTTTTGGCATGCTTATGGAAACAACGTTGGTCATACTGGCGGAACCCACCATACACGGCAGTGAGATTTCTCTTCACAACTTTCATAGCCTTGATGTTTGGGACAATGTTCTGGGATCTGGGCACCAAAAG GACAAGGCAACAAGATCTGTTTAATGCAATGGGTTCTATGTATGCTGCTGTTCTCTTCCTTGGGATTCAGAATGCCCAATCGGTCCAGCCAGTTGTTGTAGTTGAACGAACAGTCTTTTACAGAGAAAGAGCTGCTGGAATGTATTCAGCCCTGCCATATGCCTTTGGACAG GCTCTAGTTGAGATTCCATATGTCTTTGCACAGGCTGTGGTGTATGGTGTTATAGTTTATGTAATGATTGGATTTGAATGGACAGCCGCTAAATTCTTCTGGTATCTGTTCTTCATGTTCTTCACTTTGTTGTACTTCACCTTCTATGGCATGATGGCTGTGGCTGCCACGCCAAATCAACATATTGCGTCCATCGTTGCCGCAGCATTTTATGGAATATGGAACCTCTTTTCAGGTTTCATAGTTCCACGAAAC AGAATTCCGGTGTGGTGGAGATGGTACTATTGGATATGCCCAGTTGCATGGACTTTGTATGGATTGGTTACATCACAGTTTGGAGATATACAGGACACACTACTTGAGAATAATCAAACGGTGAAACAATTCTTGGATGATTATTTTGGATTCAAACATGATTTCCTGGGAGTGGTTGCACCTGTGGTTGTTGGGTTTGTGGTGCTGTTCTTATTCATCTTTGCCTATGCCATTAAGGCATTTAACTTCCAAAGGCGATAA